From one Desmospora activa DSM 45169 genomic stretch:
- a CDS encoding DUF1146 domain-containing protein: protein MEGTTGLAVSALVNIMLSLLCIAASWWVLLNVRLDLFLRDPRNVQAKALRAVLAIVLGHGLATFLIDYSGWSRMIGLLFG from the coding sequence ATGGAAGGAACGACGGGTCTTGCTGTCAGTGCCCTCGTCAACATCATGTTATCCCTTTTATGCATCGCTGCCAGTTGGTGGGTGCTTTTAAACGTTCGCCTTGATCTTTTCTTGCGCGATCCTCGAAATGTGCAAGCTAAGGCTTTGCGTGCAGTGCTTGCCATTGTGCTGGGGCATGGTTTAGCCACCTTTTTGATTGATTACTCCGGGTGGTCCCGTATGATTGGCCTGCTTTTCGGCTGA
- a CDS encoding DUF2512 family protein, with product MWINFGCKAIWAFFVIALFHYGFTDVTIAPFLPLLVAAVSVALVGTWLDYLLLPHRSVMTAALIDLLAFSLLLYGLQYLFSDYSLTNHAALTIGLILALLEWMVHRQIYRQPRYRTQE from the coding sequence ATGTGGATCAATTTTGGCTGTAAAGCGATATGGGCTTTTTTTGTCATCGCCTTGTTTCATTACGGCTTTACCGATGTCACCATCGCTCCCTTTCTCCCTTTGCTTGTCGCCGCCGTCTCGGTAGCACTGGTGGGAACATGGCTCGATTATTTGCTATTGCCGCATCGAAGCGTCATGACAGCCGCTCTGATCGATTTATTGGCTTTTTCGCTCCTTTTGTACGGATTGCAATATCTCTTTTCTGATTACTCCCTCACCAATCATGCCGCATTGACGATTGGCCTCATCCTGGCTTTGCTGGAATGGATGGTTCATCGTCAAATTTATCGACAACCCCGTTATCGGACACAGGAGTAA